In the genome of Thiomicrospira aerophila AL3, one region contains:
- a CDS encoding acetolactate synthase large subunit, translating into MNAAELFVKCLENEGVEYIFGIPGEENLDIMDALLDSPIQFILTRHEQGGAFMADVYGRLTGKAGVCLSTLGPGATNLVTGVADANMDHAPVVAIAGQASTTRLHKESHQVLDLVNLFQPITKYSTQILSPEIVPEVVRKAFKVAQMEKPGCSFIDFPENIAPMPVNKLPLKPQAPKAPFPHPDKIAQAAELINQARYPIILAGNGIVRNHASDALASFAETHQIPVANTFMAKGILPCRHPLALGTIGLQARDYIACGIDRADVIICIGYDIVEYHPHLWNHCPDCHIIHLDSQPAEVDEFYSLAVGVVADLNESLNQLCQQVNRTHITDVSPIKRLIDNELSQYADDASFPVKPQKAIYDLREALDDQDIVICDVGAHKMWMARLYPAQAPNTCIISNGFASMGIALPGAMAAKLAYPERKVVALTGDAGFLMNVQEIETAVRLKLDMVILIWNDSGYGLIKWKQLNEFGRESNIAFNNPDFVKLADAFGATGLRVSADYSLQHALERALNIPGVVIIDCPVDYSENLKLTERLGQMVCPT; encoded by the coding sequence ATGAACGCAGCAGAACTCTTTGTAAAGTGCCTTGAAAATGAAGGGGTCGAGTATATTTTTGGCATCCCCGGAGAAGAAAATCTCGATATTATGGATGCATTACTGGATAGTCCGATTCAATTTATCTTAACTCGTCACGAGCAAGGCGGCGCGTTTATGGCCGATGTCTATGGTCGTTTAACCGGTAAAGCAGGTGTCTGTTTATCTACCCTAGGGCCAGGGGCGACTAATCTAGTCACTGGTGTGGCCGATGCTAATATGGATCACGCGCCAGTCGTTGCAATTGCGGGTCAGGCCTCGACAACACGTTTGCACAAAGAAAGCCACCAAGTGCTTGATCTAGTAAATTTATTTCAACCCATTACTAAATACAGTACACAAATCTTAAGTCCCGAAATTGTGCCTGAAGTCGTTCGTAAAGCGTTTAAAGTGGCACAAATGGAAAAGCCTGGCTGCTCATTTATAGACTTTCCCGAAAATATAGCCCCCATGCCTGTTAACAAACTGCCCTTAAAGCCACAGGCCCCTAAAGCGCCTTTTCCGCATCCGGATAAAATAGCCCAAGCGGCTGAGCTGATTAACCAAGCCCGCTATCCCATTATCCTCGCTGGCAATGGCATTGTACGCAATCATGCCTCCGATGCACTGGCCAGCTTTGCTGAAACGCATCAAATACCGGTAGCTAATACCTTTATGGCGAAAGGTATTCTACCTTGTCGCCATCCTTTGGCACTAGGTACAATTGGATTGCAAGCTCGTGATTACATCGCCTGCGGTATTGATCGGGCCGATGTCATTATTTGTATTGGCTATGATATTGTTGAATACCACCCACATCTTTGGAACCACTGTCCAGATTGTCACATTATCCACCTTGACTCGCAACCCGCTGAAGTGGATGAGTTCTATAGTCTGGCGGTCGGTGTGGTGGCCGACTTAAACGAAAGCCTCAACCAACTGTGCCAACAGGTTAATCGCACCCATATCACCGATGTGAGTCCGATCAAACGCCTGATAGATAACGAGTTAAGCCAATATGCTGACGATGCCAGTTTTCCAGTCAAACCTCAAAAAGCGATTTATGACCTGCGTGAAGCACTTGATGATCAAGACATTGTGATATGTGATGTCGGCGCCCATAAAATGTGGATGGCGCGACTCTATCCTGCTCAAGCACCGAATACCTGCATTATATCGAACGGTTTTGCCTCGATGGGCATTGCATTACCTGGCGCCATGGCCGCTAAACTAGCTTATCCCGAGCGCAAAGTCGTTGCCTTGACCGGTGATGCGGGCTTTTTAATGAATGTGCAGGAGATAGAAACAGCCGTTAGGCTCAAGCTGGATATGGTCATTTTAATTTGGAATGACAGTGGCTATGGCTTGATCAAGTGGAAGCAACTCAATGAATTTGGCCGCGAAAGTAATATCGCTTTCAATAACCCAGACTTCGTCAAACTCGCAGATGCGTTTGGCGCAACCGGTTTACGTGTTTCCGCCGACTACTCTTTGCAACACGCGCTTGAGCGCGCGCTAAACATCCCTGGGGTGGTGATTATTGACTGCCCGGTTGACTATTCTGAAAACCTGAAACTCACTGAGCGTCTCGGTCAAATGGTTTGCCCAACTTGA
- the ileS gene encoding isoleucine--tRNA ligase, whose protein sequence is MTDYKATLNLPETDFPMRGGLPQREPKQVQAWLDDDLYQTVRQAMAGRPKFILHDGPPYANGDIHIGHAVNKVLKDMIVKSKGLSGFDAPFVPGWDCHGLPIELNVEKKHGKVGVKLNEREFRQACRDYAQSQVEGQMKDFQRLGIMADWNNPYLTKAFDFEANEVRALAKIIEKGHLVKGTKPVYWSIGGRSALAEAEVEYDEKRSNAIDVRFKVMDEAAFFERCHHIEDHTGEGPISVVIWTTTPWTLPANQAVAIHPELEYALVQVETEQGKERLFMAEALIKDVMAKCDIEHYRVVAYGRGDQFDLIRLQHPFYERIVPMILGEHVTTDAGTGCVHTAPGHGQDDFIVGLKYDLEVDCPVDGSGNFVAGTPLFEGLNVLKADEAVLDVLRERGALLHHEAIRHSYPHCWRTKTPLIFRATPQWFISMDQQGLRASAMEAIKTVEWVPDWGQNRIEGMIDGRPDWCISRQRLWGVPICIFVHKVSGEMHPRTTELMELVAQRIEQQSIDAWYDLDARELLGDEANDYEKVQDILDVWFDSGVTHYAVCQQRDELHAPADLYLEGSDQHRGWFQSSLLTGMAMNNAAPYKQVLTHGFTVDKDGKKMSKSKGNVVAPQKIADTLGADILRLWISAADYRYEMTVSDEIISRTADAYRRIRNTARFLLANLNGFNPATDLVAYEDLLPLDKWAVGHAHQLQQQIVESYEQYHFHQIYQAVSHFCSIEMGAFYLDVIKDRQYTCKTDGLARRSAQTALYHIIEAMTRWIAPILSFTAEELWQYIPGEREKTVFVATWYEGLTALDESAEMNSAYWAQMIEVRSAVSKRLEELRNAGEIKASLTAQVKLYADGELYNALAKLQDELRFVLITSYAQVLPLAEKSATAVESELDGLWLDAQAVQAEKCPRCWHHREDIGADADHPDLCQRCVDNVVGDGEVRHFA, encoded by the coding sequence ATGACCGATTACAAAGCAACGCTTAACCTTCCTGAAACCGACTTCCCGATGCGTGGCGGGTTGCCACAGCGCGAGCCTAAGCAGGTGCAGGCCTGGTTGGATGACGATCTGTATCAAACCGTGCGTCAGGCGATGGCGGGGCGGCCAAAATTTATTCTGCACGATGGGCCACCCTATGCCAATGGTGATATTCATATCGGTCACGCGGTCAATAAAGTGTTGAAAGACATGATTGTTAAATCTAAAGGTTTGAGTGGCTTTGATGCGCCGTTTGTGCCGGGCTGGGATTGTCATGGTTTGCCGATTGAATTGAATGTTGAGAAAAAACACGGCAAGGTCGGCGTCAAGCTTAATGAGCGTGAATTCCGCCAGGCCTGCCGCGATTATGCGCAAAGCCAGGTTGAAGGTCAGATGAAGGATTTTCAACGCTTAGGGATTATGGCGGATTGGAACAATCCTTATTTAACCAAGGCGTTTGATTTTGAAGCCAATGAAGTGCGTGCGCTGGCTAAAATCATTGAAAAAGGTCATCTGGTCAAAGGCACCAAGCCGGTTTATTGGTCGATTGGTGGCCGTTCGGCACTCGCGGAAGCGGAAGTGGAATACGATGAAAAACGCTCCAATGCAATTGATGTCCGCTTTAAGGTGATGGACGAAGCCGCGTTTTTTGAGCGCTGTCACCATATTGAGGACCATACAGGCGAAGGCCCGATTTCGGTGGTGATTTGGACGACCACGCCCTGGACACTGCCTGCTAACCAGGCGGTGGCGATTCACCCTGAACTTGAATATGCGTTGGTACAGGTCGAAACCGAGCAGGGCAAAGAGCGCCTGTTTATGGCGGAAGCCTTGATTAAAGATGTGATGGCGAAATGCGATATCGAGCATTATCGTGTGGTGGCCTATGGTCGCGGCGATCAGTTTGATTTAATCCGTTTGCAGCATCCGTTTTATGAGCGCATTGTGCCGATGATTTTGGGTGAGCATGTCACCACCGATGCCGGTACCGGCTGTGTGCATACCGCGCCGGGTCATGGTCAAGACGACTTTATTGTTGGCTTAAAATACGATTTAGAGGTGGATTGCCCGGTCGATGGTTCGGGCAATTTCGTCGCCGGCACCCCCTTGTTTGAAGGCTTGAATGTACTTAAAGCCGATGAGGCGGTGTTGGACGTTTTGCGTGAGCGCGGTGCGTTATTGCATCATGAAGCGATTCGTCATAGCTATCCGCATTGCTGGCGTACCAAAACGCCATTGATTTTCCGCGCCACGCCGCAATGGTTTATTAGCATGGATCAACAAGGTCTGCGTGCCAGTGCGATGGAGGCGATTAAAACCGTGGAATGGGTGCCGGATTGGGGTCAAAACCGGATTGAAGGCATGATTGACGGCCGTCCGGATTGGTGTATTTCGCGCCAGCGTTTATGGGGTGTGCCGATTTGTATTTTTGTACATAAAGTCAGCGGCGAAATGCACCCACGCACCACCGAACTGATGGAGTTGGTCGCGCAACGGATCGAACAGCAGTCGATTGATGCCTGGTATGACTTGGATGCCCGCGAGTTGCTGGGTGATGAAGCCAACGACTATGAAAAAGTACAGGATATTTTGGATGTCTGGTTTGATTCTGGCGTGACCCATTATGCGGTTTGTCAGCAGCGTGATGAACTCCATGCGCCAGCGGATTTGTATTTAGAAGGGTCGGATCAGCATCGTGGTTGGTTCCAGTCGTCACTCTTGACCGGCATGGCGATGAACAATGCCGCACCTTACAAACAAGTGCTAACCCACGGCTTTACGGTGGATAAAGACGGCAAAAAAATGTCCAAGTCGAAAGGTAATGTGGTCGCGCCGCAAAAAATCGCCGACACCTTGGGCGCAGATATTTTACGTCTGTGGATTTCGGCCGCCGATTACCGTTATGAAATGACGGTGTCGGACGAAATTATCAGCCGCACCGCTGATGCCTATCGCCGTATTCGCAATACTGCACGTTTCTTATTGGCGAACTTGAACGGCTTTAATCCGGCTACCGATTTGGTGGCCTATGAGGATTTATTGCCACTCGATAAATGGGCGGTCGGGCATGCGCATCAATTGCAGCAGCAGATTGTTGAATCTTATGAACAGTATCATTTCCATCAGATTTATCAGGCGGTGTCACATTTCTGCTCGATAGAAATGGGGGCGTTTTATTTAGACGTGATTAAAGACCGTCAGTACACCTGCAAAACCGACGGCTTAGCACGGCGTTCGGCACAAACCGCCTTGTATCATATTATCGAAGCCATGACGCGCTGGATTGCGCCGATCTTAAGTTTTACCGCCGAAGAACTTTGGCAGTATATTCCGGGTGAGCGTGAAAAAACCGTGTTTGTGGCGACCTGGTACGAAGGTTTAACCGCGTTAGATGAAAGCGCTGAGATGAACTCGGCTTATTGGGCGCAGATGATTGAGGTGCGTTCTGCGGTCTCTAAGCGCCTGGAAGAGTTGCGTAATGCTGGAGAAATTAAAGCCAGCCTCACCGCACAGGTTAAACTCTATGCTGATGGCGAGCTGTATAACGCATTAGCCAAGTTGCAAGACGAATTGCGTTTTGTATTGATTACCTCCTACGCGCAAGTCTTGCCACTGGCAGAGAAATCCGCCACCGCCGTCGAATCCGAATTAGACGGCTTATGGCTTGATGCACAAGCGGTACAGGCCGAAAAATGCCCGCGCTGCTGGCATCATCGTGAAGATATCGGTGCCGATGCCGA
- the ribF gene encoding bifunctional riboflavin kinase/FAD synthetase, with product MRLIRGLHNISQFTADFAQGSVVTIGNFDGVHLGHQCVLAQVKQQAQALNLPSVAMVFEPFPIEYFRPEQAPVRLMNLREKVRALADVGIDYLLCVSFNRQFAAQSAVDFVTQILHQQLQVRHLVIGDDFKFGYQRQGDFAFLRQCGEQMGFSVSAMPTFNLDGARVSSTRVRQVLAKPDLAEAARLMGQGFRFEGRVIHGQKLGRTIGFPTLNLNPKRLQMPVSGVFTVRVAGLSEQPWPGVANIGVRPTVHGQRPSIEVHLFDWHKMVYGAHVEVRLEAFIRPEMKFSGLPALQAQIAQDAEQAKLLLINSNHSILSSEHDRLQSNA from the coding sequence ATGCGTTTAATTCGTGGCCTTCATAATATAAGCCAGTTTACTGCCGATTTTGCACAGGGCAGCGTGGTCACCATTGGCAATTTCGATGGCGTTCACCTCGGTCATCAATGTGTGTTGGCGCAGGTAAAACAGCAAGCACAAGCGCTGAATTTACCGAGTGTGGCGATGGTGTTTGAACCGTTTCCGATTGAGTATTTTCGACCGGAACAGGCGCCGGTTCGGTTGATGAATTTGCGCGAAAAAGTACGTGCGCTGGCAGACGTGGGCATTGATTATTTGCTGTGTGTCAGCTTTAATCGCCAATTTGCCGCCCAAAGCGCGGTCGATTTTGTCACGCAGATTTTGCACCAGCAGTTACAGGTGCGCCATTTGGTGATAGGCGATGACTTTAAGTTTGGTTATCAGCGTCAGGGCGATTTTGCTTTTTTGCGCCAATGCGGTGAGCAAATGGGATTCAGTGTCAGCGCCATGCCGACCTTTAATCTTGACGGCGCGCGCGTGAGCAGTACGCGGGTACGCCAGGTGCTGGCCAAGCCGGATTTGGCCGAGGCCGCAAGGCTGATGGGGCAGGGCTTTCGGTTTGAAGGGCGTGTCATTCACGGTCAAAAACTGGGGCGCACCATTGGTTTTCCGACCTTAAACCTGAACCCTAAGCGCTTGCAAATGCCCGTCAGCGGCGTGTTTACCGTCAGGGTTGCAGGCCTGAGTGAGCAACCTTGGCCGGGCGTAGCCAATATAGGGGTGCGCCCCACGGTACATGGTCAGCGGCCTTCAATTGAAGTACATTTATTTGACTGGCATAAAATGGTATACGGCGCCCACGTTGAAGTGCGCCTTGAGGCGTTTATCCGCCCAGAAATGAAATTCAGTGGTTTGCCCGCGCTGCAAGCGCAAATTGCGCAAGATGCCGAGCAGGCCAAATTGTTATTAATCAATTCAAATCATTCAATTTTGAGTAGCGAACATGACCGATTACAAAGCAACGCTTAA
- the murJ gene encoding murein biosynthesis integral membrane protein MurJ — MTFISRILGFVRDMVIARLFGASAGADAFFVAFKIPNFFRRLFAEGAFSQAFVPVLAETKEHRGHEAVRHLVAAIGLRLGFILLILTLFGVFGASLWMTVFAPGFRSDPEKFALATAMLQLTFPYLLLISLVALSSALMNTYNKFAVPAFTPVWLNLVLIGCAIWLAPQLEEPVMALAWGVLLAGLVQLLFHLPFLWQMNLLPKPTLASDPGVGEVKRLMLPALFGVSVAQINLLVDTILASFLVTGSVSWLYYSDRLMEFPLGVFGVALATVVLPGLSKKAARADWAGFKRDLDFALKLVVLIALPAMLGLLLLAHPLLVTLFFYGEFTAFDALMSSQSLMAYSLGLLGFILVKVLAPAFYARKEMKTPVKIAVVALVSNIMLNLILIGPLAHVGLALATSISAMLNAGLLYYFLLKQGVFSLQTPWRAFLLQVSFGLIAMIAVILLINPEQQAWLAFNAWQRVSWLLGMIVLAMLAYLATMMVVGFRPRAFLRQLKAGKDKPENLDLT, encoded by the coding sequence ATGACTTTCATATCACGCATTTTGGGGTTTGTGCGCGATATGGTGATTGCTCGATTGTTTGGCGCATCGGCAGGCGCTGATGCGTTCTTTGTCGCCTTTAAAATCCCTAACTTTTTTCGACGCTTATTTGCTGAGGGTGCGTTTTCACAAGCCTTTGTGCCGGTGTTGGCAGAAACCAAAGAGCATCGTGGCCATGAGGCGGTGCGCCATCTCGTTGCGGCTATTGGCCTGCGACTGGGTTTTATTTTATTGATCTTAACCCTGTTTGGGGTGTTTGGTGCATCCTTGTGGATGACCGTCTTTGCACCAGGCTTTCGCAGTGATCCGGAAAAATTTGCGCTTGCGACTGCTATGTTACAACTCACTTTCCCCTATTTGTTATTAATCTCCTTAGTGGCCTTGTCTTCGGCGCTGATGAATACCTACAACAAATTTGCTGTACCGGCGTTTACACCGGTTTGGTTAAATCTGGTGTTAATTGGCTGTGCGATATGGTTGGCGCCACAACTTGAAGAACCGGTGATGGCCTTGGCTTGGGGGGTATTATTAGCAGGCCTGGTGCAGTTGTTGTTTCATTTGCCATTTTTGTGGCAGATGAACTTATTACCGAAACCTACTTTGGCCTCGGATCCAGGTGTTGGTGAAGTCAAACGTTTAATGTTGCCAGCCTTGTTTGGCGTGTCAGTGGCACAGATTAATCTATTGGTCGATACGATTTTAGCCTCGTTTTTGGTGACCGGTAGCGTGTCTTGGCTCTATTACTCCGACCGGTTAATGGAGTTTCCGCTGGGGGTGTTTGGTGTGGCATTAGCTACCGTGGTATTGCCGGGTTTATCAAAAAAAGCGGCCCGGGCTGATTGGGCGGGTTTTAAACGCGATCTTGATTTTGCGCTCAAGCTCGTGGTGTTGATTGCACTACCCGCTATGTTAGGTTTGTTATTGCTTGCGCACCCATTACTGGTTACTTTATTTTTTTACGGTGAATTTACGGCCTTTGATGCGCTGATGTCGAGTCAAAGTTTAATGGCCTATTCACTCGGTTTACTGGGGTTCATTTTGGTAAAGGTACTCGCGCCCGCGTTTTATGCCCGCAAAGAGATGAAAACCCCGGTCAAAATCGCGGTGGTAGCCCTGGTCAGTAATATCATGTTGAATTTAATCTTGATTGGTCCTTTGGCCCATGTTGGTTTGGCCTTGGCGACGTCAATCTCGGCGATGCTAAATGCTGGGTTGCTCTATTATTTTTTGCTTAAACAAGGCGTGTTTAGTTTGCAAACCCCTTGGCGAGCTTTTTTGCTGCAAGTGAGTTTCGGCTTAATTGCGATGATTGCGGTGATTCTACTGATCAATCCAGAGCAGCAGGCCTGGTTAGCTTTTAATGCTTGGCAGCGGGTCAGTTGGTTATTAGGTATGATTGTACTGGCGATGCTGGCGTATTTAGCGACCATGATGGTGGTCGGTTTTCGGCCAAGAGCGTTTTTGCGCCAGCTTAAAGCTGGCAAAGATAAGCCAGAAAACCTTGACCTGACGTGA
- a CDS encoding tetratricopeptide repeat protein has product MQKLSTRVILSLLMGGGLTLSGLTGCQGQSVGVKNAEAAASTASPTEVSATTRINPAWMYDILVAEMLATRGDFVNAYHVMMRVATQSQDVALAERAFHFAMSGYEPRGIEQSAALWRSLEPANATPWRIGYIMALREGQLEQALDNWQAYRQRSPDSLEADLKNAASQIGQGMEPEISLAFFERLYQRYPDEWSAGYVYGFVADHYQQPEIAADVLERVILHRQAERDVFFALINIYLEQDWYERGIEVLADYMVAHPDDWTMQERYARLEVRAQRYDEAEARYKRIVSNNPQARASQLSLALLLLDRGDFETAIGHFHALLRQQAYQDIANYYLGLIYHGQQDASLARQHLSRVVDPAYYVDAQLVLAQLDFDSLGLEAALARLAPLSSPDETTQLKLWRAQGSFYSQAQRWDDAVRVYRQAYSQNAELLTLIYAYALSLYNAGLDDEYEFVIKRALQFYPDEADLLNALGYFYAEKGINLAEAKVLLDRALEIAPDAFHIIDSRGWLAYQQGEFELAEKLITQAWSMQQDEEVLLHLIKVKWALRKFEEAEALWQRYHHQYADNEAVQNLLIKLRADSKKSATQ; this is encoded by the coding sequence ATGCAAAAATTATCAACCCGGGTAATCTTGTCTTTGCTGATGGGCGGAGGCTTAACTTTATCTGGTCTTACCGGTTGTCAGGGTCAAAGCGTTGGTGTAAAAAACGCTGAAGCTGCCGCTAGCACGGCTAGTCCAACCGAAGTATCGGCGACAACGCGTATTAATCCAGCTTGGATGTATGACATCTTAGTCGCTGAAATGTTGGCTACGCGCGGTGATTTTGTGAACGCTTATCATGTCATGATGCGTGTGGCGACGCAAAGTCAGGATGTCGCCTTGGCAGAGCGGGCATTTCATTTTGCGATGAGTGGTTATGAGCCTCGCGGTATAGAGCAAAGCGCGGCTTTATGGCGTTCTTTGGAACCGGCGAATGCCACGCCATGGCGTATAGGTTATATCATGGCCTTGCGTGAGGGTCAGCTTGAACAAGCGCTTGATAATTGGCAAGCTTATCGTCAGCGTTCCCCCGATTCGCTAGAAGCCGATTTAAAAAATGCCGCTAGTCAGATTGGGCAGGGTATGGAGCCAGAGATTTCACTGGCATTTTTTGAACGACTTTATCAGCGATACCCAGATGAATGGAGTGCTGGCTATGTCTATGGTTTTGTGGCTGATCATTATCAACAACCTGAAATAGCGGCTGACGTATTAGAGCGAGTCATCTTACATCGTCAAGCAGAACGGGATGTGTTTTTTGCGCTGATAAATATTTATCTTGAACAAGATTGGTATGAGCGTGGGATTGAGGTATTAGCGGATTACATGGTAGCGCATCCTGATGACTGGACCATGCAAGAGCGCTATGCCAGACTTGAAGTACGTGCACAACGCTATGATGAGGCTGAAGCGCGCTACAAACGAATTGTGAGTAACAACCCGCAGGCGCGTGCTTCACAATTATCTTTGGCCTTGTTGTTATTAGATCGAGGCGATTTTGAAACGGCGATTGGCCATTTTCATGCCTTGCTGCGCCAACAGGCCTACCAGGATATTGCCAATTACTATTTAGGTCTGATTTATCACGGGCAACAGGATGCGTCTCTAGCGCGTCAGCATTTAAGTCGTGTGGTGGATCCAGCTTACTATGTCGATGCCCAATTAGTACTTGCTCAACTTGATTTTGATAGTTTGGGGCTTGAAGCCGCTTTAGCGCGTTTAGCGCCCTTGTCATCACCCGATGAAACAACGCAGTTAAAACTTTGGCGTGCGCAAGGTTCGTTTTATTCACAAGCCCAGCGGTGGGACGATGCTGTGCGCGTATATCGTCAAGCCTATTCTCAAAACGCTGAATTGTTAACCTTAATTTATGCTTATGCGCTTAGTCTCTATAACGCGGGTTTGGATGATGAGTATGAGTTTGTTATCAAGCGCGCATTACAATTTTATCCTGATGAAGCAGATTTATTAAATGCGTTGGGTTATTTTTATGCTGAAAAAGGCATTAATCTAGCCGAAGCGAAAGTGTTGCTTGATCGTGCATTGGAAATCGCGCCTGATGCATTTCATATTATTGATAGTCGCGGTTGGTTAGCTTACCAGCAGGGTGAGTTTGAATTAGCCGAGAAGCTGATTACCCAGGCCTGGTCAATGCAGCAGGATGAAGAAGTTTTGTTGCATTTGATTAAGGTGAAGTGGGCTTTGCGTAAGTTTGAGGAGGCAGAAGCCTTATGGCAGCGTTATCACCATCAATATGCTGATAACGAAGCGGTGCAAAATCTGCTGATTAAGTTGCGGGCTGATTCAAAAAAATCAGCCACACAGTAG
- the parE gene encoding DNA topoisomerase IV subunit B: MAQGYNAAEIEVLTGLDPVRKRPGMYTDTTRPNHLAQEVIDNSVDEALAGFANRIEVIHYPDGSMSVEDNGRGMPVDLHPEEGVPGVEVILTRLHAGGKFSNKAYQFSGGLHGVGVSVVNALSKRVEVEIKRDGLIHHIAFEQGLRVSPLTVTGKVAKKQTGTRVTFWPEAQFFDSPKYALSRLKHLLRAKAVLCPGLLIRFEDQQSQDVQEWCYESGLQDYLVQSMADQEVYPAEGFVGEHRGEQEAVAWALAWQVGGEALAESYVNLIPTPQGGTHVNGLRQGATDAVREFCEFRNMLPRGLKLSPEDVWQNVAYVLSAKMRDPQFAGQTKERLSSREAAVYIGGVVKDALSLWLNQHTDVAEKIAELAIQNAQSRQRKSKQVTRKKITMGPALPGKLADCTESDLTLTELFLVEGDSAGGSAKQARDKRFQAIMPLRGKILNTWEVASDQVLASQEVHDISVAIGVDPGSDDLSGLRYGKICILADADSDGAHIATLICALFVKHFPKLVEQGHVYVAMPPLYRIDWGKNVSYALDEAERQGIFDKIANQKSAGKVQVTRFKGLGEMNPLQLRETTMAPATRRLVQLQLDPSHAFAKMDMMLAKKRSADRKAWLEEKGDLAEVV, from the coding sequence ATGGCGCAGGGCTACAATGCAGCGGAAATTGAAGTGTTAACCGGTTTAGATCCGGTGCGCAAGCGTCCCGGTATGTATACCGATACGACACGCCCCAATCATCTTGCGCAAGAAGTCATCGACAATAGTGTCGATGAAGCCTTAGCGGGTTTTGCCAATCGTATTGAAGTGATTCACTATCCAGATGGTTCAATGAGTGTTGAAGATAATGGTCGTGGGATGCCTGTTGATTTACATCCTGAAGAGGGCGTACCGGGTGTTGAGGTGATCTTGACCCGACTCCATGCCGGTGGCAAGTTTTCTAATAAAGCTTACCAGTTTTCAGGTGGTTTGCATGGTGTCGGGGTATCGGTAGTGAATGCCCTTTCGAAGCGAGTTGAGGTAGAAATTAAGCGCGATGGGCTGATTCATCATATTGCCTTTGAACAAGGGCTTCGAGTCAGTCCACTGACGGTGACTGGTAAAGTCGCTAAAAAACAAACCGGTACACGGGTCACTTTTTGGCCAGAAGCGCAGTTTTTTGATAGCCCTAAATATGCCTTGTCACGATTAAAGCATTTATTGCGTGCGAAGGCGGTGTTATGTCCAGGCCTGCTGATTCGTTTTGAGGACCAGCAAAGTCAAGACGTGCAAGAGTGGTGTTATGAATCCGGTTTGCAAGACTATTTAGTGCAGTCAATGGCTGATCAAGAGGTCTATCCAGCGGAGGGATTTGTCGGTGAGCACCGTGGTGAGCAAGAGGCGGTTGCTTGGGCGCTGGCTTGGCAGGTAGGCGGGGAAGCCCTGGCTGAAAGCTATGTCAATTTGATTCCGACCCCGCAAGGTGGCACCCATGTGAATGGTTTGCGCCAAGGGGCAACGGATGCGGTGCGGGAGTTTTGTGAGTTTCGTAATATGTTACCGCGTGGTTTAAAACTCTCTCCTGAGGATGTTTGGCAAAACGTCGCCTACGTACTGTCGGCCAAAATGCGTGATCCGCAGTTTGCCGGTCAAACTAAAGAGCGCTTGTCATCACGTGAAGCAGCAGTTTACATAGGTGGCGTGGTAAAAGATGCCTTGAGTCTCTGGTTGAATCAGCATACCGATGTTGCTGAAAAAATTGCTGAACTTGCGATTCAGAATGCGCAGTCGCGGCAACGTAAATCTAAGCAAGTGACCCGCAAAAAAATCACCATGGGACCGGCTTTGCCTGGCAAGTTGGCCGATTGTACTGAATCGGATTTAACCCTTACCGAGTTGTTTTTGGTTGAGGGGGATTCCGCTGGCGGTTCGGCCAAGCAAGCTCGTGATAAACGTTTTCAGGCGATTATGCCGTTACGCGGTAAAATTCTTAATACTTGGGAGGTCGCTTCTGACCAGGTGTTGGCATCACAAGAAGTGCATGACATTAGCGTGGCGATTGGGGTGGATCCTGGTAGCGATGATTTATCCGGTTTGCGCTATGGCAAAATTTGTATTTTGGCCGATGCCGATTCGGATGGCGCGCATATTGCAACGTTGATCTGTGCGTTATTTGTTAAGCATTTTCCAAAGCTCGTTGAACAAGGCCATGTCTATGTGGCTATGCCGCCGCTGTATCGTATTGATTGGGGCAAAAATGTGTCTTATGCGTTGGATGAAGCGGAGCGGCAAGGAATCTTTGATAAGATAGCAAATCAAAAATCTGCAGGGAAAGTTCAAGTTACGCGCTTTAAAGGTTTGGGTGAAATGAATCCATTGCAATTGCGGGAAACCACCATGGCGCCAGCAACACGCCGCTTAGTTCAGTTGCAATTAGACCCAAGTCATGCCTTTGCCAAAATGGATATGATGTTGGCCAAAAAACGGTCGGCTGATCGTAAAGCTTGGTTGGAAGAAAAAGGCGATCTCGCTGAGGTCGTATAG